The following nucleotide sequence is from Streptomyces brevispora.
CAGGTCACGACCTGGACCGGAGAGCCCGAGCCGCAGCGGCGCAGTTTCGCCGAGATCGGCCGGCGGGCCACCCAGCTCGCCCACGCCCTGCGGGACGAGCTCGGTATCGACGGGGACCAGCGGGTGGCCACGCTGATGTGGAACAACGCCGAGCACGTGGAGGCCTACCTCGCCATCCCGTCCATGGGCGCCGTGCTCCACACGCTCAACCTCCGGCTCCCCGCCGAGCAGCTGGTCTGGATCGTCAAGCACGCCGACGACAGGGTTCTCATCGTCAATGGCTCCGTGCTCCCGCTCCTCGCACCGCTCCTCCCCCAGCTGACGTCGCTGGAGCACGTGGTCGTCTCGGGACCCGGCGACCGTTCCGTCCTCGACGGCGCGGTGCCTCGGGTGCACGACTACGAGGAGCTGATCGCCGGCCGGGCCACCAGCTACGACTGGCCCGAGCTGGACGAACGTCAGGCCGCCGCCATGTGCTACACCTCCGGCACCACCGGGGAGCCCAAGGGCGTCGTCTACTCCCACCGTTCGATCTACCTGCACTCCATGCAGGTCAACATGTCCGAGTCGATGGGCCTGACCGACAAGGACACCACCCTGGTGGTCGTCCCCCAGTTTCATGTCAACGCCTGGGGTCTGCCGCACGCGACGTTCATGTCCGGCGTCAACATGCTGATGCCGGACCGCTTCCTGCAGCCCGCCCCGCTCGCCGACATGATCGAGCGGGAGAGGCCGAGCCACGCCGCCGCCGTCCCCACCATCTGGCAGGGGCTGCTGGCCGAGGTCACCGCCAATCCGCGCGACCTCACCTCCATGGCGCACGTCACCATCGGCGGCGCCGCCTGCCCGCCGTCCCTCATGGAGGCGTACGACAAGCTCGGCGTCCGCCTCTGTCACGCCTGGGGCATGACGGAGACCTCGCCGCTCGGCACCATGGCCAACCCGCCCGCCGGACTGACCGAGGAGCAGGAGTGGCCCTACCGCATCACCCAGGGCCGTTTCCCGGCCGGCGTCGAGGCACGGCTGGTCGGACCCAGTGGCGAGCACCTTCCGTGGGACGGGAAGTCGGCCGGTGAGCTGGAGGTGCGCGGCTCCTGGATCGCCGGTGCGTACTACGGCGGTGCGGACGGCCAGGTGCTGCGTCCCGAGGACAAGTTCAGCGAGGACGGCTGGCTGAAGACCGGCGACGTCGGGGTGATCAGCGACGACGGCTTCCTCACGCTCACCGACCGTGCCAAGGACGTCATCAAGTCCGGCGGGGAGTGGATTTCGAGTGTTGAACTCGAGAACGTGTTGATGGGGCACCCGGATGTGGCCGAGGCGGCGGTCGTGGCCGTCCCGGACGACAGGTGGGGCGAGCGTCCGCTGGCGACAGTGGTTCTCAAGGACGGCTTGAGCCCCGACTACCAGGCGCTGAAGGCATTTCTCGCGGAGCAGGGCATCGCCAAGTGGCAGCTGCCGGAGCGCTGGTCGGTCATCGCGTCCGTACCGAAGACCAGCGTCGGGAAGTTCGACAAGAAGGTGATCCGCAAGCAGTACGCGGAGGGCGAGCTGGACATCACCCAGCTCTGAGGCGCCAGCCGCCAGCCGACAGCCGGCGGCGGCCGGGGACAGGACAGGACGAGGGCGGTACGGGATCTCTCCCGTACCGCCCTCGTCGTGATCGTCCAGTCCAGTCCGGTTCAGTCCGGTTCGGTGCCGTTCGGTCTGGTTCGTTCAGTTCGTGCCGATCTTCGCGAGCAGGTCGACGATGCGTGACTGCACCTCGTCGCTCGTCGAACGTTCCGCGAGGAAGAGCACGGTCTCGCCCGAACTCAGCTTCGGCAGGTCCGCCTGGGTCATGTCGGCCGAGGTGTAGACGACCAGCGGGGTGCGGTTCAGCTGGCCGTTGGCGCGCAGCCAGTCGACGATTCCGGCCCGGCGGCGGCGTACCTGCATCAGGTCCATCACCACCAGGTTCGGCCGCATCCGGGTCGCGAGCGAGACCGCCTCGCTGTCGGTCGTGGCGCAGGCGACCTGCATGCCGCGACGCTCCAGCGTCTGCGTCAGCGCATACGCGATGTCCTCGTGCTCCTCGATCAGGAGGACCCGGGGCGGGTGCTGTTCGCTGTCGCGCGGGGCGAGTGCCTTCAGGAGTACGGCAGGGTCGGCGCCGTACGCCGCGTCGCGCGACGCCTGCCCCAGACCGGCCGTCACCAGTACCGGTACCTCGGCCGCCACCGCCGCCTGGCGCAGCGACTGAAGCGCCTTACGGGTGATGGGACCGGTCAGCGGGTCCACGAAGAGCGCGGCGGGGAACGCCGCGATCTGCGCGTCGACCTCCTCGCGCGAGTGCACGATCACCGGCCGGTAGCCGCGGTCGCTCAGCGCCTGCTGGGTGGAGACGTCGGGCGCCGGCCAGACGAGCAGCCGACGCGGGTTGTCCAGCGGCTCCGGCGGCAGCTCGTCGTCCACGGGCTGCGGGGAGGGGCGGTTGGCGACCTCGACCGCGCCACCGGGGCCGTCCAGCGGCTCCGGTCCCTCGGCGGCACCTTCGTCGGGTGCCCCGATGGCGTACGCGCGTCCTTCGGCCGCCGGAGCGGACAGCAGCTGCCCCGAGCCCGAGCCCTGCACCGGGCCGCCTGTACCGCCGGGGCCGTTGCCGGGGCCGTGGGCGCCGGTGCCGGACCCGGGCTGCGGGCTCGTCGGCACAGGCGCTGCGGCGGCGGGCGTCGGCAGAGCGGTCGGGTCGGTCTGGTCGGTCGGCTCACTCTCGGGCGGTGCGGCGAGCTTGCGGCGCCGGCCGGCGCCGCCGCCGAGTGTCTGGTTCTGCTGGTGCGCGATGTGCTGGGCGAACGGCACACCCTGCCCGAGCGTCCGCACGCTGAACGCGCGCCCCTGCGTCGAGTCCGAAGACCCCTCGGGCGTGGGCACCTCGGCGGGGAGTGGCTGCTTCCTCGCGCCCGGTCCGGGCACGAGGGTCCGCGGACGGGTCTCGTCGGGACCGGGAACGGGACCAGGACCAGGGAGGCCTACGGGGCCGTCGGGTCCCACAGAGCCAGGGGTGGCAGGGGTGCCAGGGGTGCTGCTGGGGTCATCGGCACGGCTGGAGCCGCGGGCGTTGCTGGTCAGGGCGGTGCCGGTGGTGTGCGTGGTGTGGCCTGCGCCGGGCCACTCCGCGTCGGCCTCGGGCGGCTCCCCGGCAGAACCGGTCGCCGTGGTCGGAGCCGCGGTCGGAGCCGCAGTCGGACTCTGGCCCTGCCTCTGGCCCGGACCCTGAGCCGGGGCGCCGTCCGGTGCCCAGCCGTTGTCCTGCTCCCAGCCACCGTTCGGCTCCCAGGGACCGGGCTGCGCGGGCGGTGTCGGCAGCCCGGACGGGGCAGCCTGCGCGGGCAGGGCGGAGGGAGCCGCGTCCGCGTGCCGGGCCCGGCGCCGCCCGGTCGGGAGCGGGTGGGCCTGCGGCGGGGTGTGGTCGTCGTCCGGCGCACCGGACACGGCGTCATGACGCCCCGGCAGCGAGGCGTCGGCCTCAGCGGCGGGCGGCATCTGAGCAGCGTCGGGCGGCAGCCGGTCGGCGGCGGCGGGCGGCAGGGCGAAGGGGACCCGGGGGCCCGTCGGTTCAGCCTGAGCGGCCCGGTCCTGTGCCGCGGAGAGCGTGCGCCGGGCCCGTCGCCCGGTCGGCTGCTGCCGCGCAGATGAGGGCGCGGATTCCGGAGCGGGCGCCGCCGAACCGGTCTCCTGAGCCGACTCCTGCGTCCGAGCGGCGTCGTCGAGCTCGGCGAAGGCCGCGGGATCCATGGTGTTCATGGGCTCCATGGCGCTCGCGGGCGGCACGGCGCTCGCGAGCGGTGCGACGTTTGCGGACGGCATGGCGTTCGCGGGCGACGCGGCGGCGGGAAGGGCAAGCCGGCTCTGCCCGCCCTGATGTGCCCGGTGTCCGGCGGCCGGGACCGGTGTCGGCGCATCGGCCGGAACGCCCGCGGGCGGCACGGTCTGCCCGCGCTGCGGACGGCCTCCGCCCCCCTGAGCACCCTCGGCCGCCGTCACCACGGACCCCTCGGACGGGGCGGCGGCAGCGGGCAGCGCCAAGGCGTGCCCCGGTCCGTGCCGGCCGTCGGCGGCCTGAGCGCCGGTCTCCGCCGGGCTGGGCCGACCGCGCCTGCGCCCTGAGCCCTGCCGGGCCGGAATCGGTTCGTGCGGGTTCGGCCCGTCGTGCTCAACGGCAGCCGCGGCCGCGGACGGGTCCACTGACTCGGCAACGGTTTCGGCCGCAGGCTGCCTCCGGGCCCGCCGCCGCCCGGTCGGTTCGGCCGCCCCGGTGTCCCCGGTGGCCGCCCCGGGTGCGCCCGCACCCTCGGAACCGCCCACCGGGCTCTCCAGGAAGGCATCCGTGGAGGACCTGCGCGCCCGGCGCCGCCCCCCGCCGCCCTCATGACCGCCCGCGACCCCGGGAGCCACCTCAGCCTGAGGCACCTGAGAGTCCTGAGGAACCTGAAAATCCTGAGGCACGTCAAGAGACATCGAAGCCCCAGGAGCAGGAGGAACCTCCGTAGCCATCGGAGTCCCCAGAACGTCCGGAACCCCGGGAACCTCAGGATTCTCAAGCCCCCCCGGCACCCCTGGCACGCCGGACAGCCCCGGAACCTCCGGCGGCATCGGAGGCATCACAAGCCCCGAGCCCGCGCCCAGCGGTACTTCGAGCACATACGCGCTGCCGCTCATGCCGGGCATCTCGTGTGTCTGGAGCACGCCGCCGTGCGCCCGCACGATCCCGCGCACGATCGGCTCGTGCACCGGGTCTCCCCCGGCGAACGGTCCGCGCACCTCGATCCGTACGACCTCGCCGCGCTGTGCCGCGGCGACGACGACCGTCGAGTCGACGTAGCCACCGCCCGGCATCAGCCGGGCCTTGCCGGTCGAGTCGACCCCGGCGACGTCCGCGACCAGGTGCGCGAGCGCGGTCACCAGTCGCCCCGCGTCGACCTCGGCCTCGATCGGCGGCGCGTGCACCGCGAACTGGGCGCGGCCGGGACCGATCAGCTCGACCGCCGCGTCGATACCGGCCGTCACCACCCCGTCGAGCAGCACGTTCGTCTTGACGAGCGCCTCGGAGCCGCCGTCCAGACGCTGGTAGCTCAGTACGTTGTCGACGAGCGTCGTCATCCGTGCGTAGCCCGCGGCCAGGTGGTGCAGGATCTGGTTGGCCTCGGGCCACAGCTGGCCCGCGGGGTCGGCGGCGAGCGTGGAGAGTTCGCCGCGCAGCTCCTCGAGCGGTCCGCG
It contains:
- a CDS encoding PAS domain-containing protein, translating into MSSRPSRGAARLAAILDALPDGLLLVNCNGTVVNANTIALEMFETPGTALVGRGLLDLLPEFDSKLIPGSMRRPEAADERGRTKPTRMTARRTDGNEYPVEVTSASLEDGQAAYNDVQAGYNGTYTGDELLMLVVRDLSGTVDTEAELARSQRQTEMILRAASEGVVGTDTDGRVVLVNPAAAQILGFRATDLGGKELHPLILHSRAEGEPFPYEGSPLADTLKSGRKHRVRGQVLWSKSGAQVPVDLTTAPVRDGDQLVGAVMTFTDRRPYEELGEQHSAEVTELTASHTAAVTELTAEHTAEITRLTELHAAELADRTERHASALEEQAERMAEQAGRLADLSARHSQLTAVLGESLRGPLEELRGELSTLAADPAGQLWPEANQILHHLAAGYARMTTLVDNVLSYQRLDGGSEALVKTNVLLDGVVTAGIDAAVELIGPGRAQFAVHAPPIEAEVDAGRLVTALAHLVADVAGVDSTGKARLMPGGGYVDSTVVVAAAQRGEVVRIEVRGPFAGGDPVHEPIVRGIVRAHGGVLQTHEMPGMSGSAYVLEVPLGAGSGLVMPPMPPEVPGLSGVPGVPGGLENPEVPGVPDVLGTPMATEVPPAPGASMSLDVPQDFQVPQDSQVPQAEVAPGVAGGHEGGGGRRRARRSSTDAFLESPVGGSEGAGAPGAATGDTGAAEPTGRRRARRQPAAETVAESVDPSAAAAAVEHDGPNPHEPIPARQGSGRRRGRPSPAETGAQAADGRHGPGHALALPAAAAPSEGSVVTAAEGAQGGGGRPQRGQTVPPAGVPADAPTPVPAAGHRAHQGGQSRLALPAAASPANAMPSANVAPLASAVPPASAMEPMNTMDPAAFAELDDAARTQESAQETGSAAPAPESAPSSARQQPTGRRARRTLSAAQDRAAQAEPTGPRVPFALPPAAADRLPPDAAQMPPAAEADASLPGRHDAVSGAPDDDHTPPQAHPLPTGRRRARHADAAPSALPAQAAPSGLPTPPAQPGPWEPNGGWEQDNGWAPDGAPAQGPGQRQGQSPTAAPTAAPTTATGSAGEPPEADAEWPGAGHTTHTTGTALTSNARGSSRADDPSSTPGTPATPGSVGPDGPVGLPGPGPVPGPDETRPRTLVPGPGARKQPLPAEVPTPEGSSDSTQGRAFSVRTLGQGVPFAQHIAHQQNQTLGGGAGRRRKLAAPPESEPTDQTDPTALPTPAAAAPVPTSPQPGSGTGAHGPGNGPGGTGGPVQGSGSGQLLSAPAAEGRAYAIGAPDEGAAEGPEPLDGPGGAVEVANRPSPQPVDDELPPEPLDNPRRLLVWPAPDVSTQQALSDRGYRPVIVHSREEVDAQIAAFPAALFVDPLTGPITRKALQSLRQAAVAAEVPVLVTAGLGQASRDAAYGADPAVLLKALAPRDSEQHPPRVLLIEEHEDIAYALTQTLERRGMQVACATTDSEAVSLATRMRPNLVVMDLMQVRRRRAGIVDWLRANGQLNRTPLVVYTSADMTQADLPKLSSGETVLFLAERSTSDEVQSRIVDLLAKIGTN
- a CDS encoding long-chain fatty acid--CoA ligase; translated protein: MLSTMQDVPLTVTRILRHGMTIHGKSQVTTWTGEPEPQRRSFAEIGRRATQLAHALRDELGIDGDQRVATLMWNNAEHVEAYLAIPSMGAVLHTLNLRLPAEQLVWIVKHADDRVLIVNGSVLPLLAPLLPQLTSLEHVVVSGPGDRSVLDGAVPRVHDYEELIAGRATSYDWPELDERQAAAMCYTSGTTGEPKGVVYSHRSIYLHSMQVNMSESMGLTDKDTTLVVVPQFHVNAWGLPHATFMSGVNMLMPDRFLQPAPLADMIERERPSHAAAVPTIWQGLLAEVTANPRDLTSMAHVTIGGAACPPSLMEAYDKLGVRLCHAWGMTETSPLGTMANPPAGLTEEQEWPYRITQGRFPAGVEARLVGPSGEHLPWDGKSAGELEVRGSWIAGAYYGGADGQVLRPEDKFSEDGWLKTGDVGVISDDGFLTLTDRAKDVIKSGGEWISSVELENVLMGHPDVAEAAVVAVPDDRWGERPLATVVLKDGLSPDYQALKAFLAEQGIAKWQLPERWSVIASVPKTSVGKFDKKVIRKQYAEGELDITQL